A genome region from Hymenobacter tibetensis includes the following:
- a CDS encoding carboxylate-amine ligase, whose translation MPQFTLGIEEEFQTIDPETRDLRSHMSEIVEGGKVVLQEQVKAEMHQSVVEVGTTICHNISEAREQVTHLRRMVIGLADKVGLQIAAAGTHPFSRWQDQPITADARYDKIVEELQEAARSNLVFGMHVHIGLENRDLGVYVMNTLRYFLPHVFALSTNSPFWEGRETGYKSFRTKVFERFPRTGIPDYFSSASEYDEYIALLVKTGCIDNGKKIWWDLRLHPFFDTIEYRICDMPLRVDETVALAAVMQALVAKIYKLKSQNLNFRLYRKALINENKWRAARYGIDSKMIDFGKESEVPTRELIMELLEFIDDVLDELGSRHEVEYVHKMLEMGTGADRQLKIFKETNDLKKVVDFIVSETSHGL comes from the coding sequence ATGCCCCAATTCACGCTCGGAATAGAAGAGGAATTTCAGACGATAGATCCCGAAACCCGTGACTTACGCTCCCATATGTCGGAGATTGTGGAAGGCGGTAAGGTGGTGTTGCAGGAGCAAGTGAAAGCCGAAATGCACCAGTCGGTGGTAGAGGTTGGTACTACTATCTGCCACAACATTTCGGAGGCCCGCGAGCAAGTAACGCACCTGCGGCGCATGGTCATCGGCTTGGCCGATAAGGTCGGACTGCAAATAGCCGCGGCGGGTACGCACCCGTTTTCTCGGTGGCAGGACCAGCCCATTACGGCTGATGCCCGCTACGACAAGATTGTGGAAGAATTGCAGGAGGCCGCCCGCTCCAACCTAGTTTTTGGGATGCACGTGCATATTGGGCTTGAAAACCGAGATTTGGGCGTGTATGTCATGAACACGCTACGGTATTTTCTGCCGCACGTTTTCGCGCTTTCAACCAACTCGCCGTTCTGGGAAGGACGCGAAACAGGTTACAAGTCGTTCCGCACCAAGGTATTCGAGCGGTTTCCCCGTACGGGCATTCCCGATTATTTCAGCAGTGCCAGCGAGTACGATGAGTACATTGCCTTGCTAGTAAAGACGGGCTGCATCGACAATGGCAAGAAGATTTGGTGGGATTTGCGGCTGCACCCCTTCTTTGATACCATCGAGTACCGCATCTGCGACATGCCGTTGCGGGTAGACGAAACGGTAGCCTTAGCGGCTGTGATGCAAGCCTTAGTGGCCAAAATCTACAAGTTGAAAAGCCAAAACCTCAACTTCCGGCTCTACCGCAAAGCCCTCATCAATGAAAACAAATGGCGGGCCGCGCGGTACGGCATCGACAGCAAGATGATTGATTTCGGCAAGGAATCGGAAGTTCCTACCCGGGAGCTCATCATGGAGCTGCTGGAGTTTATCGACGACGTGTTAGACGAGCTTGGCAGCCGCCATGAAGTGGAATACGTGCACAAAATGCTGGAAATGGGCACCGGCGCCGACCGGCAGCTGAAAATTTTCAAGGAAACCAACGACTTGAAAAAAGTGGTGGATTTCATTGTCAGCGAGACGTCACACGGGCTATAA